A region from the Peromyscus leucopus breed LL Stock chromosome 9, UCI_PerLeu_2.1, whole genome shotgun sequence genome encodes:
- the Fam216b gene encoding LOW QUALITY PROTEIN: protein FAM216B (The sequence of the model RefSeq protein was modified relative to this genomic sequence to represent the inferred CDS: inserted 1 base in 1 codon) yields MRRNLKKQYQPQNVPQIPRIQVPASAVDNSLLKDLNQGQRRYFYSIMRIYDSRPQWRXLQTRYIHSLGYQQQLGYITQQEALSYAALLRHSTMQASTKVDPQRTIPRNSSATQRKCRPAKPESRVRPRAPSTAH; encoded by the exons atgaggagaaaCTTGAAAAAGCAGTACCAGCCCCAGAATGTTCCACAAATACCTCGCATTCaagtgcctgcctctgctgttgACAATTCATTACTGAAG GACCTAAATCAAGGGCAGAGACGCTACTTCTACAGCATCATGAGGATTTATGACTCCAGGCCCCAGTGGA GCCTGCAGACCCGCTACATTCACAGCCTTGGGTACCAGCAGCAGCTGG GCTATATCACTCAGCAGGAGGCCTTGTCTTATGCTGCCCTGCTTAGACATTCAACCATGCAAGCCTCAACCAAGGTGGATCCTCAAAGGACCATTCCCCGAAACTCTTCAGCCACGCAAAGAAAATGCCGTCCAGCAAAACCAGAGTCTAGAGTTAGACCCAGGGCCCCCAGCACAGCACACTGA